In Actinomycetota bacterium, the following proteins share a genomic window:
- a CDS encoding aspartate-semialdehyde dehydrogenase, with protein MSDKNIAVVGATGAVGREFLRIMEERNVPLASLRPIASPRSAGKTVPFRGEDLPVTVIDESAFDGIDIAIWDTPDEVALEWVPRLRDKLVSVDKSAAFRLDDDVPLVIPEINPDAARTHTGIVSNPNCTMTTMIMPLAPLHRAATARRIICSSYQSVSGAGVDGVADLYDQLEALTPDRDAVRRGRVNLPPGRAFKHPIAFNVIPHVGGFDDLGRTSEERRVSAETQKILDARIEIFATTVRVPTIAGHGISAWVEFERPIEAAEARAILEAAAGVIVHDDPSTFSYPTPLQAAGRDKAIVGRIRNDPENVHALGFFSACDNLRKGAALNAIQIVELLIAENLA; from the coding sequence ATGAGTGACAAGAACATCGCAGTCGTCGGTGCGACCGGAGCGGTCGGCCGTGAGTTCCTCCGAATCATGGAGGAGCGCAATGTGCCCCTCGCTTCATTACGCCCGATCGCAAGCCCGCGTAGTGCCGGTAAGACGGTGCCGTTCCGCGGTGAAGACCTGCCCGTCACCGTGATCGACGAGTCCGCGTTCGACGGGATCGACATCGCTATCTGGGACACGCCCGACGAAGTCGCGCTTGAGTGGGTTCCGCGTCTGCGCGACAAACTCGTGTCGGTCGACAAGTCGGCGGCCTTTCGACTGGACGACGACGTGCCGCTGGTGATCCCCGAGATCAACCCCGATGCGGCGCGCACACACACCGGGATCGTGTCGAACCCGAACTGCACGATGACGACGATGATCATGCCGCTGGCCCCGCTTCACCGCGCGGCGACCGCGCGCCGCATCATCTGCTCCAGCTATCAGTCGGTGTCGGGCGCCGGCGTCGACGGCGTTGCGGACCTGTATGACCAACTCGAGGCGTTGACGCCTGATCGCGACGCGGTGCGTCGCGGAAGAGTGAACCTGCCGCCGGGACGCGCGTTCAAGCACCCGATCGCGTTCAACGTGATTCCTCATGTCGGCGGTTTCGACGATCTCGGCCGCACCAGCGAGGAGCGTCGCGTGTCGGCCGAGACGCAGAAGATCCTGGACGCGCGCATCGAGATCTTCGCGACCACGGTGCGCGTCCCGACCATCGCCGGCCACGGCATCAGCGCGTGGGTCGAGTTCGAGCGTCCGATCGAAGCGGCGGAGGCGCGCGCGATTCTGGAGGCCGCTGCAGGCGTGATCGTGCACGACGACCCTTCGACGTTCAGTTACCCGACGCCGTTGCAGGCAGCAGGCCGCGATAAGGCGATCGTAGGGCGAATCCGCAACGACCCTGAGAACGTGCACGCATTGGGCTTCTTCTCCGCGTGCGACAATTTGCGCAAGGGTGCGGCCCTCAACGCAATTCAGATCGTCGAGTTGCTGATCGCAGAGAATCTCGCGTAG
- a CDS encoding GNAT family N-acetyltransferase, producing MSSLRIRAAKPADLDAVIGLNTQAFNTPPSWQQRMREWFDPAHWRVAQDGASTVGVLRAFPLGHYYGGRAVPATGIASVAVAPEARGRGVATALMRAALAEKRAEGSPISSLYPATVPVYARLGYGFGGVRTRWKASLGDLPARANSSAVLEPFDPSSLDELMTAYEHFAITTNGLVARDREWWERRVLTAFEGPQYTYLTREHGEITGWMVYELTRPNAGEWRSVLSCRDLFWTTPNAARALLGLAAMHRSTCSGIEWVGPPVELLGNLTGEDSVEPEGSFRWMVRLLDVPAAIEARGYNPLAVARVTLRVEDPLFPENEGPWEIVVTDGRAKVARASEAEAVVDASACASIWTSLQSAHNAVRTGGLTATPEALEALGLIFAGPTPWIADFY from the coding sequence ATGAGTTCTCTGCGGATCCGTGCGGCCAAGCCGGCCGATCTCGACGCCGTCATCGGACTCAACACTCAGGCTTTTAACACCCCGCCGTCCTGGCAGCAGCGAATGCGCGAATGGTTCGACCCTGCGCACTGGCGCGTCGCCCAAGACGGCGCCTCGACGGTCGGCGTCTTGCGCGCGTTCCCACTGGGGCACTACTACGGCGGACGCGCTGTGCCGGCGACCGGCATCGCGTCGGTCGCGGTCGCACCCGAGGCGCGCGGACGCGGCGTCGCCACGGCACTGATGCGCGCGGCACTCGCCGAGAAGCGCGCTGAGGGCAGCCCGATCTCGTCGCTGTACCCGGCAACGGTTCCGGTCTATGCGCGCCTGGGCTACGGATTCGGAGGAGTGCGCACACGGTGGAAGGCGTCACTCGGCGATCTGCCGGCGCGCGCGAACTCATCGGCGGTTCTCGAGCCCTTCGACCCCTCGTCTCTGGACGAGTTGATGACCGCGTACGAGCACTTCGCAATCACGACCAACGGGTTGGTGGCGCGCGATCGCGAATGGTGGGAGCGCCGCGTGCTCACGGCGTTCGAAGGGCCGCAATACACCTACCTCACGCGCGAACACGGCGAGATCACCGGGTGGATGGTCTACGAGTTGACGCGCCCGAACGCCGGCGAGTGGCGATCCGTGCTCTCGTGCCGCGATCTGTTCTGGACCACTCCGAATGCGGCGCGCGCGCTCCTGGGTCTTGCGGCGATGCACCGCTCGACGTGCAGCGGCATCGAGTGGGTGGGGCCTCCGGTGGAATTGCTCGGCAACCTCACCGGCGAGGACTCCGTTGAGCCGGAGGGTTCGTTTCGCTGGATGGTCCGACTGCTCGATGTTCCCGCGGCGATCGAGGCGCGCGGCTACAACCCGCTCGCCGTCGCGCGCGTGACTCTTCGCGTCGAAGATCCACTATTTCCCGAGAACGAAGGACCGTGGGAGATCGTGGTCACCGACGGACGAGCGAAGGTCGCGCGCGCGTCCGAGGCCGAGGCAGTCGTGGATGCATCCGCTTGCGCGTCCATCTGGACGAGTCTTCAGAGCGCGCACAACGCTGTGCGCACGGGAGGACTGACTGCCACTCCCGAAGCGCTCGAAGCACTCGGACTGATCTTTGCCGGCCCGACGCCCTGGATCGCCGACTTCTATTGA
- a CDS encoding CocE/NonD family hydrolase, with protein MRRLPILLILVAASLAVIPARADGPARTDAMVPMSDGVRLEATVYLPSGTPWGAELPLVVRQHGGGSTKDNPYDTGYGMKFVETGDFALLMYSARGHGNSGGIFDFFGERSTQDFSEVLDWVARTFGTKIDTNNVGVSGYSQGGGGSLLPAERDARVKAVAAGQTFADLNEALNPNDCFKFSFATGIFAAAYTVAGARVDDTLAGRWGAQFYTDTEDVGAPPVQPSTTDELRARSPVEGIGALVERRVPVFWTQAWEDQLFPGDHPERILSVLEAQGIPVHYWFSSGGHAVGGDFPAEVAARETAMLDWFDEFLRGVDHGFTTGPKVDYWRRTEAGRPGTWVADSADEWPIPGGAERALFPRSDAALAAEPEAGDTAVGTIANDFASLNVANDSITKEIAGNIPGMGDVLTQIPEDQNSTAAVTFTSAPVEGGFEVTGAPIVDVRYATTATRAMQLDAKVWDLSDAGAQLVWRGCSSVESPAASGTASVKLWPNSHRFEPGHRIALTIAAVDFPVFKPESEPSQTTLIAGTRLMLPEV; from the coding sequence ATGAGACGCCTGCCGATTCTCCTCATCCTGGTCGCGGCTTCCTTGGCCGTGATCCCCGCGCGCGCCGACGGTCCCGCGCGCACCGACGCCATGGTCCCCATGAGCGACGGCGTAAGACTCGAAGCCACTGTGTACTTGCCATCGGGGACCCCCTGGGGGGCGGAACTGCCGCTCGTCGTGCGCCAGCACGGGGGAGGCTCGACCAAGGACAACCCATACGACACCGGCTACGGCATGAAGTTCGTCGAGACCGGGGACTTCGCGCTGCTGATGTACTCGGCGCGCGGGCACGGCAATTCGGGTGGCATCTTTGACTTCTTTGGTGAGCGCTCGACCCAGGACTTCTCCGAGGTGCTCGATTGGGTGGCGCGCACCTTTGGCACCAAGATCGACACGAACAATGTCGGAGTGTCGGGGTACTCGCAAGGCGGCGGCGGGTCCTTGCTGCCGGCCGAGCGTGACGCGCGCGTGAAGGCCGTCGCAGCCGGCCAGACATTTGCCGACTTGAACGAGGCTCTCAACCCGAACGACTGCTTCAAGTTCTCCTTCGCGACCGGCATCTTCGCCGCCGCGTACACGGTCGCGGGCGCGCGCGTTGACGACACGCTCGCGGGGCGCTGGGGCGCTCAGTTCTACACCGACACCGAAGACGTCGGCGCGCCGCCGGTGCAGCCATCCACCACCGACGAGTTGCGCGCGCGCTCTCCGGTCGAAGGCATCGGCGCGCTAGTCGAGAGACGCGTGCCTGTCTTCTGGACCCAAGCGTGGGAAGACCAACTCTTCCCGGGCGATCATCCCGAGCGCATCTTGTCGGTGCTCGAGGCGCAAGGCATTCCCGTGCACTACTGGTTCTCCTCCGGCGGTCACGCGGTCGGCGGCGACTTCCCCGCAGAGGTCGCGGCGCGTGAGACCGCAATGCTGGATTGGTTCGACGAGTTTCTGCGCGGCGTCGATCACGGGTTCACTACCGGTCCGAAGGTGGACTACTGGCGCCGCACCGAAGCAGGGCGGCCGGGAACGTGGGTGGCCGACAGCGCAGACGAGTGGCCGATTCCCGGCGGTGCCGAGCGCGCGCTTTTCCCCCGCTCTGACGCCGCACTCGCGGCCGAACCCGAAGCCGGCGACACCGCCGTCGGGACGATTGCGAACGACTTCGCGAGCCTCAACGTCGCGAACGACTCGATCACCAAGGAGATCGCCGGGAACATCCCCGGCATGGGCGACGTGCTGACGCAGATCCCCGAGGACCAGAACTCAACGGCCGCAGTCACGTTCACGAGCGCGCCGGTCGAAGGCGGCTTCGAGGTGACGGGCGCGCCGATCGTGGACGTTCGCTACGCGACCACCGCGACGCGCGCCATGCAGCTTGACGCCAAAGTGTGGGATCTGAGCGATGCCGGCGCGCAACTCGTGTGGCGAGGATGCAGTTCGGTGGAATCCCCTGCCGCGTCGGGAACCGCGAGCGTCAAACTCTGGCCGAACTCGCATCGTTTCGAGCCCGGCCATCGCATTGCGCTGACGATTGCGGCTGTGGACTTCCCGGTGTTCAAACCGGAATCCGAACCGTCGCAGACGACGCTCATCGCAGGCACGCGGCTGATGCTCCCGGAGGTGTGA
- a CDS encoding nucleotidyltransferase family protein has protein sequence MERDYGVIMLGIFGSYARGNQREGSDLDLLVKFNAPIGLIRFIKLENELSDLLGVKVDLVVRDALKPRIGERILQELLPS, from the coding sequence TTGGAGCGGGACTACGGCGTCATTATGCTCGGCATCTTTGGATCCTACGCCCGTGGCAACCAACGCGAGGGCAGCGACCTCGACCTCCTCGTGAAGTTCAATGCCCCTATCGGCCTCATACGATTCATCAAGCTGGAGAACGAACTCTCCGACCTGCTCGGCGTCAAGGTGGACCTCGTCGTGAGAGACGCTTTGAAGCCCCGCATCGGGGAACGCATTCTTCAGGAATTGCTGCCATCGTGA